The following are encoded in a window of Candidatus Omnitrophota bacterium genomic DNA:
- a CDS encoding PASTA domain-containing protein yields VPNLKGKTLDATKSILKAKKLTLGMVKRETDIDQRFDIILRQYPNPGQRVKQGTAITVVLNSES; encoded by the coding sequence GGTTCCCAACCTTAAGGGGAAAACCCTCGATGCTACAAAAAGTATTCTGAAAGCGAAAAAACTGACGCTGGGCATGGTGAAAAGAGAAACAGACATCGATCAGCGCTTTGACATAATTTTAAGGCAGTATCCCAATCCCGGTCAAAGAGTAAAACAGGGAACGGCGATCACGGTCGTGCTCAATAGCGAAAGCTGA